A stretch of the Polyangiaceae bacterium genome encodes the following:
- a CDS encoding 3-hydroxyacyl-CoA dehydrogenase — translation MKVQDKVALVTGGASGLGAATVRALLAAGAKGVVIADKAKDVGEALAKELGDKVRFVETDVTSEPQMQAAIAVAKELGGLHIAVGCAGIGTAMRTLGKHGPFPLDLFALTVNVNLVGMFNMIRLCAQTMTEGEADAGGERGVIVTTASIAAFDGQIGQAAYSASKAGVVGMTLPIARELARSGIRLVSIAPGLFDTPMLAGLPEEARAALAANVPFPPRLGNPAEYADLALHIVQNSMLNGECIRLDAALRMQPR, via the coding sequence GTGAAAGTTCAGGACAAGGTTGCTCTGGTTACGGGTGGTGCTTCAGGACTCGGCGCGGCGACGGTGCGCGCCCTCTTGGCGGCCGGCGCGAAGGGCGTCGTGATCGCAGACAAGGCGAAGGACGTCGGCGAGGCGCTGGCGAAGGAGCTTGGTGACAAGGTTCGCTTCGTCGAGACCGACGTCACTTCCGAGCCGCAGATGCAGGCAGCGATCGCTGTCGCCAAGGAGCTTGGCGGGCTGCACATCGCAGTCGGCTGCGCTGGCATCGGCACCGCCATGCGCACGCTGGGCAAGCACGGCCCGTTCCCCCTCGACTTGTTCGCGCTGACGGTCAACGTGAACTTGGTGGGCATGTTCAACATGATCCGCCTGTGCGCTCAGACGATGACCGAGGGCGAAGCCGACGCTGGTGGCGAGCGTGGAGTGATTGTCACCACCGCATCCATCGCGGCCTTCGATGGCCAAATCGGTCAGGCCGCGTACAGCGCATCGAAAGCCGGTGTCGTCGGCATGACGCTGCCCATCGCTCGTGAACTCGCGCGCTCGGGGATCCGCCTCGTTTCCATCGCGCCGGGGCTCTTCGACACGCCCATGCTGGCTGGTCTGCCGGAGGAGGCGCGCGCCGCCCTCGCCGCCAACGTGCCGTTCCCGCCCCGCCTGGGAAATCCAGCGGAGTACGCGGATCTCGCCCTCCACATCGTGCAAAACAGCATGTTGAACGGAGAATGCATCCGTTTGGATGCGGCGCTGCGGATGCAGCCCCGCTGA
- a CDS encoding F0F1 ATP synthase subunit alpha, translating into MQLSADEISQIIKKQIQNFDRKALVMETGTVLTTGDGIARLYGLEGAMAGELVEFPGEVYGLVLNLEQDSVGVAVLGNATSVREGDTVKRTGRIADVPVGEALLGRVVNALGQPIDGKGPIESKDRRRIELKAPGIIGRQPVKEPLQTGLKAIDSMIPVGRGQRELIIGDRQTGKTAIALDTIINQKGKGVQCVYVAIGQKASTVAQVVDRLSKFGAMEYTTVVVASATEAAPLQFLAPYTGVTIGEFFRDTGRHALCIYDDLSKQAVAYRQMSLLLRRPPGREAYPGDVFYVHSRLLERAAKMGERYFVVKKGTEVPAGDWDFRGEDGKAHIGEEGEHAAKESLKGMANSADLEIKRDPHSGGSLTALPIIETQAGDVSAYIPTNVISITDGQIFLESDLFYSGVRPAINVGISVSRVGGNAQIKAMKSIAGTLRLDLAQYREMAAFSQFASDLDAATRAQLERGKRLTEILKQGQYVPQQVERQIVIIYAGTKGFLDNLPVESLKAFEQELFLHIDEKHASIWKDITEKKKLDDDLTKKLDKVIKKFVKGFVASKKG; encoded by the coding sequence ATGCAGCTCAGCGCCGACGAGATCTCCCAGATCATCAAGAAGCAAATCCAAAACTTCGACCGCAAAGCCCTGGTCATGGAGACCGGCACGGTTCTCACCACGGGCGATGGTATCGCGCGTCTCTACGGCCTCGAAGGCGCGATGGCGGGTGAGCTGGTCGAGTTCCCGGGCGAGGTGTACGGCCTGGTGCTGAACCTCGAGCAAGACTCGGTCGGTGTAGCCGTCCTTGGCAACGCGACCTCGGTCCGCGAGGGCGACACCGTCAAGCGCACCGGGCGTATCGCTGACGTACCCGTCGGTGAAGCTCTGCTCGGTCGCGTGGTGAACGCGCTCGGTCAGCCCATCGACGGCAAGGGCCCCATCGAGTCCAAGGATCGTCGCCGCATCGAGCTCAAGGCGCCCGGCATCATTGGTCGTCAGCCCGTCAAGGAGCCCCTGCAGACGGGTCTCAAGGCCATCGACTCGATGATCCCTGTCGGCCGTGGTCAGCGTGAGCTGATCATCGGCGACCGTCAGACGGGCAAGACGGCGATCGCCCTCGACACCATCATCAACCAAAAGGGCAAGGGCGTGCAGTGCGTGTACGTCGCCATCGGCCAGAAGGCTTCGACGGTTGCCCAGGTTGTGGACCGCCTCTCGAAGTTCGGCGCGATGGAGTACACGACCGTCGTCGTCGCTTCTGCGACCGAGGCCGCGCCGTTGCAGTTCCTGGCGCCGTACACCGGTGTGACCATCGGCGAGTTCTTCCGCGACACCGGGCGTCACGCGCTCTGCATCTACGACGACTTGTCGAAGCAGGCTGTTGCTTACCGTCAGATGTCGCTCTTGCTGCGCCGCCCGCCGGGCCGTGAAGCTTACCCCGGTGACGTGTTCTACGTTCACTCCCGCCTACTCGAGCGCGCCGCCAAGATGGGCGAGCGCTACTTCGTCGTGAAGAAGGGCACCGAAGTGCCCGCGGGCGACTGGGATTTCCGCGGGGAAGACGGCAAGGCTCACATCGGTGAGGAAGGCGAGCACGCGGCCAAGGAGTCCCTGAAGGGCATGGCCAACAGCGCAGACCTCGAGATCAAGCGTGACCCGCACTCTGGCGGTTCGTTGACGGCGCTGCCCATCATCGAGACCCAGGCAGGTGACGTCTCGGCGTACATCCCCACCAACGTGATCTCGATCACCGACGGGCAGATCTTCCTCGAGAGCGACTTGTTCTACTCGGGCGTTCGCCCTGCCATCAACGTCGGTATCTCCGTTAGCCGCGTCGGTGGCAACGCGCAGATCAAGGCGATGAAGAGCATCGCCGGTACCCTGCGTCTCGACCTCGCGCAGTACCGCGAGATGGCGGCGTTCAGCCAGTTCGCGAGCGACCTCGACGCCGCGACCCGCGCTCAGCTCGAGCGTGGCAAGCGCCTCACGGAGATCCTCAAGCAGGGTCAGTACGTGCCTCAGCAGGTCGAGCGTCAGATCGTGATCATCTACGCGGGTACCAAGGGCTTCTTGGACAACCTGCCCGTCGAGTCGCTCAAGGCGTTCGAGCAGGAGCTGTTCCTGCACATCGACGAGAAGCACGCGAGCATCTGGAAGGACATCACCGAGAAGAAGAAGCTCGATGACGACCTGACCAAGAAGCTCGACAAGGTGATCAAGAAGTTCGTCAAGGGCTTCGTGGCCTCCAAGAAGGGTTGA
- the glmS gene encoding glutamine--fructose-6-phosphate transaminase (isomerizing): protein MCGIVGYVGTQQAAPILIDGLRKLEYRGYDSAGLAVHDGDDIHIVRAVGKLNNLARALDSRPLQGATGLGHTRWATHGRPSEPNAHPHQAGDVAVVHNGIIENHVELKRELEAEGVKFSSDTDTEIAAHLVNKAFAGGKQSLFDAVREALGRVRGAYALAVVSKQSPDVLVVAKSASPLVIGVGEGEMLCGSDIPALLEHTRHMLFLEDGEMAELKAGGYRIETVEGKPVERKPKRIDWSPVQAEKGGFKHFMLKEIYEQPRAVEDTLRGRVIREEGTFVAAELGLDPETLQKVDRVYLLACGTSYHACLNGRYWIEALGRIPAQTELASEVRYREPVFTDRDLVIAVSQSGETADTLAAVRTAKEAGAHVLAIANVLDSAIPRESHGALYTHAGPEIGVASTKCFTTQLVALLMLAIYIGRTRGKLAQDRADALIQALVETPERMRQVLEHADTVQDVARKFMHAEHMLFLGRGLGFPIALEGALKLKEISYAHAEGYAAGEMKHGPIALIDENMPVVVVMPKDNQYEKTASNVQEVKARLGQVIAVVTEGHEEAAELADYCLPIPAAPEAVLPLLTVLPLQLLSYYVADLKGTDVDQPRNLAKTVTVE, encoded by the coding sequence ATGTGTGGAATCGTTGGCTACGTCGGCACGCAACAGGCTGCTCCCATTCTGATCGATGGGCTGCGTAAGCTGGAGTATCGCGGCTACGACTCCGCCGGACTTGCTGTGCACGACGGCGACGACATCCACATCGTTCGTGCCGTGGGGAAACTGAACAACCTGGCGCGCGCCCTCGACTCGCGGCCGCTTCAAGGTGCAACGGGCCTCGGGCACACCCGCTGGGCGACGCACGGGCGCCCCAGCGAGCCCAACGCGCATCCCCATCAAGCGGGCGACGTTGCCGTAGTCCACAACGGCATCATCGAGAACCACGTCGAGCTGAAGCGCGAGCTCGAGGCGGAAGGCGTGAAGTTCTCCTCCGACACCGATACCGAGATTGCAGCGCATCTGGTCAACAAGGCGTTTGCAGGAGGCAAGCAGTCGCTCTTCGACGCGGTTCGGGAGGCGCTCGGCCGTGTGCGTGGTGCATACGCCCTCGCCGTCGTCTCGAAGCAGTCTCCAGATGTGCTGGTGGTTGCGAAGAGCGCGTCGCCGCTGGTGATCGGAGTGGGTGAGGGAGAGATGCTGTGCGGCTCGGACATTCCGGCGCTGCTCGAGCACACCCGGCACATGCTGTTTCTGGAAGACGGCGAGATGGCCGAGCTCAAAGCGGGCGGTTACCGCATTGAAACCGTCGAAGGCAAACCCGTGGAGCGCAAGCCGAAGCGCATCGACTGGAGCCCGGTCCAGGCGGAGAAGGGCGGCTTCAAGCACTTCATGCTGAAGGAGATCTACGAGCAGCCTCGCGCTGTCGAGGACACGCTGCGTGGCCGTGTGATCCGCGAAGAAGGCACCTTCGTCGCTGCGGAGCTCGGCCTCGATCCGGAGACCCTCCAGAAGGTCGACCGCGTGTACCTGCTCGCCTGCGGCACCAGCTACCATGCATGTCTCAACGGGCGTTACTGGATCGAAGCTCTCGGGCGTATCCCCGCGCAAACGGAGCTCGCCAGCGAGGTGCGCTATCGTGAGCCGGTCTTCACAGACCGCGATCTCGTCATCGCCGTGAGCCAATCAGGAGAGACGGCGGATACGCTCGCCGCGGTGCGCACAGCCAAGGAAGCCGGCGCGCATGTCTTGGCCATCGCCAACGTGCTCGACAGCGCCATTCCGCGCGAGAGCCACGGCGCGCTCTACACCCACGCCGGTCCCGAGATTGGCGTCGCGTCCACCAAGTGCTTCACCACCCAGCTGGTCGCCCTGCTCATGCTCGCGATCTACATCGGGCGGACGCGCGGAAAGCTCGCTCAAGACCGCGCCGACGCGTTGATTCAAGCGCTCGTGGAGACCCCCGAGCGCATGCGCCAGGTGCTCGAGCATGCGGACACGGTGCAAGACGTCGCCCGCAAGTTCATGCACGCGGAGCACATGCTGTTCCTCGGCCGTGGCCTCGGCTTCCCGATCGCGCTCGAAGGCGCGCTCAAGCTCAAGGAAATCTCCTACGCCCACGCCGAGGGCTACGCGGCCGGCGAGATGAAGCACGGCCCCATCGCGCTGATCGACGAGAACATGCCCGTCGTGGTCGTGATGCCGAAGGACAACCAGTACGAGAAGACGGCCTCCAACGTGCAAGAAGTGAAGGCGCGCCTCGGCCAGGTGATCGCGGTCGTGACCGAGGGGCACGAGGAAGCTGCGGAGCTCGCTGACTACTGTCTGCCAATCCCCGCCGCGCCCGAGGCGGTGCTCCCGCTCCTCACTGTGCTCCCGCTCCAGCTGCTCTCCTACTACGTCGCCGACCTCAAGGGCACCGACGTGGATCAGCCCCGGAACCTCGCAAAGACCGTCACGGTCGAGTGA
- the atpH gene encoding ATP synthase F1 subunit delta has protein sequence MSAGAIAERYAKAIYELADEAGQLTQVADQLTKLATVYSESQELRAVLDNPLVTEEKRESILKDVASKLGLNQLAVNSVRYIAQRRRLVALPDIARRLATLSDEKAGVIRATVISAGPLGEAYYSKLKAQLEKSTGKKVQITKEQDASLIAGVITRIGDNTIDGSLRGRLNDLERQLLNA, from the coding sequence ATGAGCGCCGGAGCCATTGCAGAGCGCTACGCGAAGGCCATCTACGAGCTGGCCGACGAAGCCGGACAGCTCACGCAGGTCGCCGACCAGCTAACCAAGCTCGCGACCGTCTACAGCGAGAGCCAGGAGCTGCGCGCCGTTTTGGACAACCCGCTGGTCACGGAAGAGAAGCGCGAGTCGATCCTCAAGGACGTCGCTTCCAAGCTCGGCCTGAACCAGCTCGCGGTGAACAGCGTGCGCTACATCGCGCAGCGGCGTCGTTTGGTCGCACTGCCGGACATCGCGCGTCGCTTGGCCACGCTCTCTGACGAGAAGGCCGGAGTCATTCGCGCCACGGTGATCAGCGCCGGTCCGCTCGGCGAGGCGTACTACAGCAAGCTGAAGGCGCAGCTCGAGAAGTCCACCGGCAAGAAGGTGCAGATCACCAAGGAGCAAGACGCTTCGCTCATCGCTGGCGTGATCACGCGTATCGGCGACAACACCATCGATGGCAGCTTGCGTGGTCGCTTGAACGACCTCGAGCGCCAGCTGCTCAACGCCTGA
- a CDS encoding diguanylate cyclase, whose amino-acid sequence MTRHDTPPPSSLSLPPPPDTVLVVDDDAATRLLTSRWLSRAGMRIVEAEDGQQALDAVRESPGNISVIVLDVMMPVMDGYEVLARLSSDPETSGIPVVLLTAHANDEEDVIRGIQHGAYDHLAKPYRGPVLVARVKAKVEKRHREFNVNMRLRRAEQQATTDPLTGLSNRRDFERALSRETAFAERHREPLSLLLIDIDHFKSVNDLFGHAEGDRVLMLVSDCIQATLRRSDHAYRLGGEEFAVLLRGTDAAAALAAGRRIQEALRAQPAVFNTGDERTITFSGGVASADLETDFVTRELVERADQALYAAKRGGRDRILQEDLPDVSSRE is encoded by the coding sequence ATGACCCGCCACGACACACCGCCGCCCAGCAGTCTCTCGCTGCCTCCACCGCCCGATACCGTGCTGGTGGTGGACGACGATGCAGCAACCCGCCTGCTGACGTCGCGCTGGCTGTCTCGCGCCGGCATGCGCATCGTCGAAGCGGAGGATGGCCAGCAGGCGTTGGACGCAGTGCGCGAGTCGCCTGGGAACATTTCCGTGATCGTGCTCGACGTGATGATGCCCGTCATGGACGGCTACGAGGTGCTTGCTCGCCTGAGCTCCGATCCCGAGACCTCGGGGATCCCTGTCGTGCTGCTCACTGCCCACGCGAACGACGAAGAGGATGTGATTCGAGGCATCCAGCATGGCGCCTACGATCACCTCGCCAAGCCTTACCGCGGCCCTGTGTTGGTCGCCCGCGTGAAGGCGAAGGTAGAGAAGCGCCACCGCGAGTTCAACGTCAACATGCGGCTTCGCCGCGCGGAACAGCAAGCGACGACGGACCCGCTCACCGGCTTGTCCAATCGTCGCGACTTCGAGCGTGCGCTCAGCCGCGAGACGGCGTTTGCTGAGCGCCATCGTGAGCCTCTGAGCTTACTCTTGATCGACATCGATCACTTCAAATCCGTCAACGACTTGTTTGGACACGCCGAGGGCGATCGGGTGTTGATGCTGGTGTCCGACTGCATTCAAGCGACGCTGCGTCGATCGGACCATGCCTATCGCCTGGGCGGAGAAGAGTTTGCCGTGTTGCTCCGCGGAACCGACGCCGCCGCTGCGCTCGCAGCCGGCCGACGCATCCAGGAGGCGCTCAGGGCTCAACCCGCGGTCTTCAACACCGGAGATGAGCGCACCATCACCTTTAGCGGTGGCGTGGCGTCCGCCGATCTCGAAACGGATTTCGTCACTCGCGAGCTCGTGGAGCGCGCCGATCAGGCCCTCTACGCTGCGAAGCGCGGCGGGCGCGACCGTATCCTGCAGGAGGATCTCCCGGATGTTTCCTCGCGGGAATGA
- the gpmA gene encoding 2,3-diphosphoglycerate-dependent phosphoglycerate mutase, which produces MYTLVLLRHGESQWNKENRFTGWVDVPLSEKGVGEAKRAGELLKAEGLRFDVAYTSVLKRAIKTLWLALEELDQMWIPVHRSWRINERMYGALQGLNKAETAERHGAEQVKVWRRSYDTPPPAMEQSDANWPGKDPRYAEVDPKEIPATECLKDTVERFLPYWESTIAPQIRAGKRVLIAAHGNSLRALVKHLEGISDDEIVELNIPTGIPRVYQLDADLKPISSRYLGDAEAAAAAAAAVANQAKQ; this is translated from the coding sequence ATGTACACGCTGGTATTGCTGCGACACGGCGAGAGCCAATGGAACAAAGAGAACCGCTTCACCGGTTGGGTGGATGTGCCCCTGAGCGAAAAGGGAGTCGGCGAGGCCAAGCGTGCGGGCGAGCTGCTCAAGGCTGAAGGTCTACGCTTCGACGTTGCCTACACCTCTGTGCTCAAGCGCGCGATCAAGACACTGTGGTTGGCGCTCGAGGAGCTCGACCAGATGTGGATCCCTGTGCACCGCAGCTGGCGCATCAATGAGCGGATGTACGGCGCCCTCCAAGGCTTGAACAAGGCCGAGACTGCCGAGCGTCATGGGGCCGAACAAGTGAAGGTGTGGCGGCGCAGCTACGACACGCCGCCTCCGGCCATGGAGCAGAGCGATGCGAATTGGCCGGGGAAGGACCCGCGTTACGCCGAAGTCGATCCCAAGGAGATCCCAGCGACGGAGTGCCTCAAGGACACCGTCGAGCGCTTCCTGCCGTATTGGGAGAGCACCATCGCCCCACAAATCCGTGCGGGAAAGCGCGTGTTGATCGCTGCGCACGGCAATTCGTTGCGGGCACTGGTGAAGCACCTCGAGGGGATCAGCGACGACGAAATCGTGGAGCTGAACATTCCAACCGGGATCCCGCGCGTGTACCAGCTGGACGCGGATTTGAAGCCCATCTCGAGCCGCTATCTAGGTGATGCCGAAGCCGCCGCGGCCGCCGCGGCCGCCGTCGCCAACCAAGCCAAGCAGTAG
- a CDS encoding ATP synthase F0 subunit B, with the protein MKRFFAILQLALLLLAPAAALAAEGGHEEGGHGAAHGGEHHGINWFYGNVYESDEIDHPTLIARPKGMAPPVSALVLNSILLYFILFKLLGPSIKEGLKKRKQDIMKGMDDAAKMKKEAAASLKQYEDKLKHLDEEIDRVRREMREAAHAEREQILREAKERRDRMEREAKLLIEQEIKAAREDLMRETVRAAVSTAGELLTKQLSSSDQQRIADEYLTSLEQAVNAKGGQA; encoded by the coding sequence ATGAAGCGCTTTTTCGCAATCCTACAGCTTGCGCTGCTGCTCCTGGCTCCCGCCGCGGCGTTAGCGGCTGAGGGTGGCCACGAAGAAGGTGGCCATGGCGCCGCCCACGGTGGCGAGCACCACGGCATCAACTGGTTCTACGGCAACGTCTACGAGTCCGATGAGATCGACCACCCGACGTTGATCGCACGCCCCAAGGGCATGGCACCGCCGGTTTCGGCGCTCGTGCTGAACAGCATCCTGCTCTACTTCATCCTCTTCAAGCTGCTCGGCCCGAGCATCAAGGAAGGCCTGAAGAAGCGCAAGCAGGACATCATGAAGGGCATGGACGACGCCGCGAAGATGAAGAAGGAAGCGGCCGCCTCCCTGAAGCAGTACGAAGACAAGCTCAAGCACCTGGACGAGGAAATTGACCGCGTCCGCCGCGAGATGCGCGAAGCAGCCCACGCCGAACGCGAGCAAATCCTCCGGGAAGCGAAGGAGCGTCGTGACCGCATGGAGCGCGAGGCCAAGCTCTTGATCGAGCAAGAGATCAAGGCAGCGCGTGAAGATCTGATGCGCGAGACGGTGCGCGCCGCGGTGAGCACCGCCGGCGAGCTCCTGACCAAGCAACTCTCCAGCAGCGATCAGCAGCGCATCGCCGATGAATACCTGACCAGCCTGGAGCAGGCAGTCAACGCAAAGGGAGGCCAGGCATGA
- a CDS encoding outer membrane beta-barrel domain-containing protein translates to MVRWLLIVTVLGFGLMSTTPARAQCVDEALKQQLVGRRAYRGVVPRLFRKALRHELSPMGGWYAGDLSDGAPMYGGAYTFHFSEELGLEASYFRTKRSFEFLDSISQSNPSLVDFVREEEAPVNLFMGHLVWSLAYGKVRWMGGGISRFDFYVSLGAGATDTPGSVGVTGSGGFGLKFFLTEWMALRLDVRDLVHAQRAPLGEDKVVNDIAALGGLSLFIPFSS, encoded by the coding sequence GTGGTCCGTTGGTTGTTGATCGTCACGGTGCTCGGCTTTGGGCTGATGAGCACGACACCCGCCCGTGCGCAGTGCGTAGACGAAGCGTTGAAGCAACAGCTCGTTGGGCGGCGCGCGTATCGCGGCGTCGTCCCCCGCTTGTTTCGCAAAGCGTTGCGTCACGAGCTATCTCCAATGGGTGGCTGGTACGCGGGGGACCTGTCAGACGGTGCTCCCATGTACGGCGGCGCGTACACCTTCCACTTCAGTGAGGAACTCGGACTCGAGGCCTCGTACTTCCGCACCAAGCGCAGCTTCGAGTTTCTCGACTCGATCTCTCAAAGCAACCCCAGCTTGGTCGACTTCGTGAGGGAAGAGGAGGCGCCCGTGAACTTGTTCATGGGGCACCTCGTGTGGTCCCTCGCCTACGGCAAGGTGCGCTGGATGGGAGGCGGCATCAGTCGCTTCGACTTCTACGTCTCCCTGGGCGCCGGCGCGACGGACACTCCGGGCAGCGTGGGTGTCACGGGTTCGGGTGGCTTCGGACTGAAGTTCTTCCTCACCGAGTGGATGGCACTGCGTCTCGACGTGCGCGACCTGGTGCACGCTCAGCGCGCTCCACTCGGCGAAGACAAGGTCGTCAACGACATCGCTGCGCTCGGCGGCCTCAGCCTGTTCATTCCCTTCTCGAGCTGA
- the atpG gene encoding ATP synthase F1 subunit gamma — protein MANLKEIRKRISSVKSTQKITRAMKMVAGARLNRAQQRITAMRPYAVRTGHVLREVVSAAGEAGLDHPLLKPREEKNVLFLVVTSDRGLCGSFNSSLNKFAEREWKRRTAEGQEVQIATVGRKGRDYFKRRGAPLFHVFEGTWDNLNLDAAQGIARTLLRPYLEGKVDAIYIVYNEFKSAMTQIVKAEPLFPLGLPSVEESEIPNETDDVEFIFEPDKAALMDRLVPMYIEISILRALYESMASELGARMTAMDSATKNAGDMIGSLTLQYNRARQAAITTELMEIIGGAEALNG, from the coding sequence TTGGCTAACCTCAAGGAAATCCGCAAGCGCATCTCGAGCGTAAAATCCACGCAGAAGATCACCCGCGCCATGAAGATGGTCGCGGGTGCCCGCTTGAATCGCGCGCAGCAGCGCATCACTGCGATGCGTCCCTACGCCGTGCGCACGGGCCACGTGTTGCGCGAAGTGGTGTCCGCGGCGGGCGAGGCCGGCCTCGACCATCCGCTGCTCAAGCCGCGTGAAGAGAAGAACGTACTCTTCCTCGTGGTAACGAGCGATCGCGGTCTCTGCGGCTCATTCAACTCGAGCCTCAACAAGTTCGCCGAGCGCGAGTGGAAGCGCCGTACCGCCGAAGGCCAAGAGGTCCAGATCGCGACCGTTGGCCGTAAGGGGCGCGACTACTTCAAGCGCCGCGGCGCGCCGCTGTTCCACGTCTTCGAAGGCACCTGGGACAACCTCAACCTCGACGCCGCTCAAGGCATCGCGCGCACGCTGCTGCGCCCGTACCTCGAGGGAAAGGTCGACGCGATCTACATCGTGTACAACGAGTTCAAGAGCGCCATGACCCAGATCGTCAAGGCGGAGCCGTTGTTCCCCCTCGGCTTGCCGAGCGTCGAGGAGTCGGAGATCCCTAACGAGACCGACGACGTCGAGTTCATCTTCGAGCCCGACAAGGCCGCGCTGATGGACCGTTTGGTGCCGATGTACATCGAGATCAGCATCCTGCGCGCGCTCTACGAGTCGATGGCTTCGGAGCTCGGCGCCCGTATGACCGCGATGGACTCGGCGACGAAGAACGCCGGTGACATGATCGGCTCGCTGACGTTGCAGTACAACCGCGCGCGTCAGGCGGCCATCACCACCGAGCTGATGGAAATCATCGGCGGCGCCGAAGCGCTCAACGGCTGA